Below is a genomic region from Rhineura floridana isolate rRhiFlo1 chromosome 5, rRhiFlo1.hap2, whole genome shotgun sequence.
AGCTGGGATCATGGATATCATTGTGAAATGGTCATGCTCACTACATGGTCTTTGGTTGGCTGGGATCAATCTTTAGAAGGCGAAAGAAGCATTAGCCAAGGAGGGAAGTGGCATCAGAGTAGCACTAAGGGAACAATGGCAGCAAAcagctttaggagaagaggaaagatttATACATGTACTACAGATTCTTTTGAAAAATATTGTTGTATTAACCACCCTTCAACCAGGAacctccttttaacaaaggctttttaaaaggtgaaactgaccagctttgctttgctgtggataaactttcaagcctgtgcctttactttaaggtaaaactgactagcatgtgtctttgctttgctatcaataaactgatagcctgctttgctaggatgaaactgacaagcctgtgtgtttgctttgccttaaagagatttcttgctttctcttggggctggggagggaaggatccagtgTAATTCAGAGGAGAGGCGGGGaaggtgctgggtaggcaccctttaaagcccctgttgaagctgctccCACTATCTATGGGCGAGTGTAgcaacctatccctgttctttccatgttatgcctacctctggtaccaaagtttctgttaaagaagtaatgtccaggaaagcatctactttgttaactgaggtattactgtacagccTTTCTCTTATCTGCATTGCTTCCTTTTTCCCCGCTTTGTCATTTTTTGGTGTAGGGTTTGTCACTCCATTTACCACACGCCTGGGGCGGGTTGCAGAAGTTCTTGGCAAGCGGCCTGGTAGAAGAAAGAGGAAGCCTACATGCAGTGCTGTGGCAAAGAAGCTGACTGCTACTGTGTTTATCCCAAAGCTGATCTGTGGCAGTTGCACAGACATCTCTCCCTCGTCCTCTGTTTCTAAAAGTAGTTGGAGGGAGATATTGGGGGTGGAGTATAAACCTTGTGGCTGTGTGCTCTGTTCTTCCTGCTCACGTCGCCGGCCTCAGGGAGGATATTGCGGTTTGTGAAAGCAAAGTTTCCAGTGACGCCCAAACAGGGAAATGATGGTTTAATGCAcggatggggaatctgtagctctctagatattgctgaattCATATCggcaccagccagcacagccaatggttaagggagatgggagttgtaggcaactggagggtcataggttccccatccatggtttAAGTACTGCTTACAAGCTATGATggtgtgggggacctgtggccctccagaagtttttgactccaatttccatcagcctcagccatcatggccaatggttggggatgatgggagttgtagataagcaacatctggaaggccacaggcccCCGTCCCCAAACTAGGGTAAGAAACCTAGGCTTATCTGTTTCACAATCCAGATGTCATAAAAAATGGTTGTTTAGCAGACGATGATCTCTTAAAGAAAGATGAGGGCGGAGTGAGGACAGAGCACAAAGGTACAAGGCTTGCACTTGAACTGATAAACTGTGATTAATAATGTGATATCTGAACCGGACCTCTGTTGCAGCCCCAGATTGAAGCAGAAAAGTCCCACTGAGGTCAACAGGATCTCCTTACAATTAAGTTTGCATGAGATTGCATCGCTCTGGTGAAAGTCCCATCAAACAGGATATTCATCATATTTCCAAAAAGTTACTCTGCATGGGCTAGACAGATCCCATTACTAATTGCATCATTGTAACATGGCATTGCATGTGGTATTGTGGGCATTCTGTTCAGTTGTAAGGACAGACTCTCAGCCAACTCTTGAAGACCTAGGTAGAATGCATAAAGATGTTTTTTCAGACAGGTTCAGTTGTTGATGTCAGTGTCTCCAAATTCAAGATCCTGGAGATTACCATGACTATCCCAAGTATAATGGATCTGTCACCACAAAGGAGCTGTTCTGTGCCATTGTACTTTTGAACTctctgcctgttgacatcaggcaggcacctttgctgtattctttttggtgcctgcttaaaacatttcggTTCTTGCAAgcttatccagacacatagatgttggtgTGGTTAAATCTctttagtttaatttatttaattgtttttaagaaatgttttgtttgcaactgttttattgataatattAATGTCTCTTATAAACTGCCTAGAGGTTGTGGTTTTTTACAGTCAAGCAGTATaaaaattttgttaaacaaaaataaacagaTTGTGCTGGTAGTTACAAGGTTCTTGCATTTAGCAAGGAGTTGGATTAGATTGGAGGTGGGGATCAGGCTGGCAGGCTGGATCCTAGGCTCCCCCATCCCAGCGGGCACTTTGATATGTGGGTAGGACTCTGTCACCTGtcgatcacctgatgtcattacaGTATCAGGTAACCCATTGTCCCTTTGTAGTGCCACTTGGATTTCAAGGTGAGTTAAAAAGGAAAATTCAAGCCAATCAGGTCTTGAAGTCAGTGCTTATCAGCTGCTCAGTGCTAACTTCACACCCTGGTTTCAGAGGGAATAACTGTACTGCAGAGTTCCCAGACAGGAAGCTTACTGTCACCACTGATCAGCAATGACAGCAAGCCTCCCTTGCCAAGTAACAATGGGGAGCGCTCCCCATTGTTCATTGGCATCTatatctctacctgccccacatctgatgtcacatatgtcatcaggtgtggggcaggtgggcgtggTTATGGGGAagtggccttgtgggccaaattgggacccattCTAGGCCTAATTTAGGCCTacaggctggaggtttcccatgCCTGGACTAGATGGTGTCCAGGTTCAGTAGATTACGTCAGTGTCTCCAAATCAAAGCTCTTAGAGGTTATCATGAATATCCCAAGCTTGATGGCTCTCTTACCATGAAGAAGTAATCCTGTGCTATTGTACTTTTAGTTGCAAGATTCTCGCATTTATGAAGGAATTGGACTAGATGATTTTCAATGCCCTTTCCAATTCTGTGAGACATGTGCAGTCCTGTTAACCTTAGTAGGACTTACCTGCTCCATATGGTCTGCATGAGGGAATGTCTCCTGGGTGATTTGCAAACATTCATATACATACTACTTTctcctgcgatctgtggcaggtaGCTAGAAGTGAAACCTTGCACTAGCCTCCTGTACTATGACAGAATGACTCCATGGAGGGTTGTTTACAGGATTGATGTACGTTGGCTCATATTGTgtaaaaagtttgtttttaatttgcatggcTGCATAGAAATTATTAAGAGCCTGGAGACTTGGGGGTTTGAAAGATAAAACAGTGCAAATATTTATCactgtgtatgtatgtttgtttcaGTGAGTTCCCAAGGAACAAATCGGACCATCACCACCTCAGTTTCTCCCCATTCAAATTCGACAACAAGTAAGTCTCTGCTTagtcttttttttcctgctgaaaGATGAAAGCATTTGCATCTGTAGCCCAAGacaagggcttatccaaacagctTGGGGGATTGCATATCTGTTATGTGTAATCACATAAATAGGATTGAGCACAAAGGATGACTTGGGGAAGGCAAGGACATCCTTGCAGGGCTCACTGCTCAGGGATAATATCTCAATCAACATATCTTTTTTCACACACATAAAAGAGCAGACTGAAAGTTTAAGGTTACTATTCAAAGGACACATccttggaagcaagttccattaaATTAATGGGTTTCTGAGGAGGTGGCAGTGAGTGTGGCATTTCATCCTATCCTTCAAGGAGCTCTGGGCTTCATATATTATATCTCCAACAACAATCTCCCAACAACACTGTTGGGTAAGTTAAAGGGGCTGTATAAATATaggtaagatcctccgtggtgcagagtggtaagcgacggtaacgcagccgaagctctgctcaccgcCGGCGTTCGATTCCAACCAAAGTCGAATCTCcaataaaaggggtcgaggtccactcagccttccatccatctgtggtcggtaaaatgagtacctggcatatgctggggggtaaagaaaggctggggaaggaactggcgatcccaccccatatatacggtctgcctagtaaacgtcacaagacgtcaccctaagagtcaataacgactcgcactataagtgcggggacacctttacctttataaatATAGGTATAGATAAAAGTAGATAGGGCCATAGCACAATGgtaaagtgctttttaaaaaaaactgaaggtcccaggttcagtccctagcatctctaggtagggatgggagaggccCTTGTctaaaagcctggagagccacagccagtcagtgtagaggcAATACCAAATTAGATGGACAGATGGtgtgactctgtgtaaggcaccTTCCAGtgaaagagagtgactggcccagagtcaTCTAGTAAATTTCATGGTGGCTCAGGGATTTGAATCTGTGTTTCTTAGGTCTCAGTTTAattacaccatactggctgtcAGCTGTTAAGCAAGAGGTTTAGTTGATTAATTAGTTAgattaattgatttttaaaaatgtccttcATATAtcagtagagatgtgaagaccagGAAAAGAATTGAAAAattgaggagggagggagagaaagtgtttattcccatttccccccctttttttcccagggaaaaaggggaaaaacccatttccccccatttttctatttttcccctgatttttttttaaaaaaatgtttataaaattaTTAACATTGTTCTGTTAACACATATGTGTTATGACAAAAAAAGCATTGTTAAATTTTGTTAatgataatatatatatatattaaatcatTAAAAACACCCAGCAAGTGCTTGCAAAATCCTTGAATGGCATACACTGTTTTAGCAGCAACATCAAATTTCCCTTCCATCACCGTCAACCTGATATTGCTTATGTTGGAAGAGACACTTCTTCCTGGAGTCTGCTGTGATATGTGCAGTCATCATCCAAAAACAGAGAATCAGTGACTTTTTTCTTCTGCTGCAAATTTGATTGGTCAGTTTATTGTTTGCCTTTTAATCCATTAATTTTTTCTAATCCCGTGCAAGACAAGTTTGTAAAGAAGCTTAGTTAGAACAGGGCTGTCAACAGCTGTCCTTTACAATCAGGTGGAGATTAtggactccccctccccccaaaaagctgCACTCCACTTCCTTTCCAAAGGCATCTTTCCAAAATGGGACCTGAGCATCAATTTTAACAGAATGTAGGACAGCTTTAGAAAAGACAGTATCACCCAGCATTTTCAGGCACTGCCAGCTTTGAAACCCTAATGATGCCAGTAGCCCTGTAATCATGCTATAGGCATTAGTGTGTGTGTTGCTGGGCTCTGTACACAATATATATAACAGGATATTCATGTCACCATAGCTATTTGCAAGGGTGGAGGAAACTTGTTTACAAAACGTTAAGAGCTACCTTAGGGAGAGAGACGGAGTCTTGGACCTTTTAACAAACAGAGGCACATTctgatcttttcttttcttgcttgGAAACCACATGAGTGGGGAGGGGCAGACCAGGCTGTGCCCCAGAGAGAAGGCATTCTTCTGtgttttttactttattttatttataacatttctatTTACAAAAACATTCTTTGGGCAGGTCACAAATAAAGTTAAAAATCATGTAGTACAAAAATGGAACATGCatataacatttaaaacatctgaaTAAAATAAGCAACAGGAAACAATAATAGTGCAGAGGATTTTAAAAAGCACTAAAACTGAAAAAAAACCTATTTGGGGGTGAAGCAATGTCTTCATCTGATGCTAAGAAGACTGCAGTGTACCAGGTGAGCCCCTCTtgaaagagcattccacaattaGGGTGCTGCCCCTGAAAAGGCACTGCCTCATGTGGCCATCTGCCTCCCCTTTTCTTATCCAAAATGACAAACAGCCCTGCACTGGCTACACGCACATGTTTCGCTGCTGGGAATAGGCATAcatggcaaactgagcaggatcaaaccttaagaacgtaagagcctgcaggatcaggccaatatCCTATCTAGTCAggaatcctggtctcacagtggccaaccaagcaggacctgattgcAAAGAGCATTGTCCCCTCCTtaggtttccagaaactggtattcagaagcataccacctccaaccatggaggccgaacatagccatcatggctagtagtcattgacagccttatcctgcataaatctgtctaatcttttaaagccatccaagccatcttgtgggagcgaattctataatttaactatgtgctgtgtgaagaagtgctttcttttgtagtaccatactactttaaatagtcatgattTCTCCCGAAGCATCCTGGTAACAGTAGTTTCTGAAGggtattgagagttgttaggagacccctattcccctcaaagagctacagtttccagagttctataggaagagggattggttgttaaaccacttcccaggattttttggcagaagccatgactgttaaaggggCATAATAgagctttcaatgtatggtgcagaAACAATATGCTAAGGCAGGAGTAGCCgatgtggtgccatccagatagCAGTTAGCAGTGTTTACAGATCAGTGTGGTGGGTGGCTGGGAGTTAAATTTCTGGTATGCATCAAAATCAATCAAACTTACCCAATCTCTGCTGTCCAGAATTGCCTTCCTGCCAGGGTGGAAAAATGTACTCTGGGATTTCTTCTCAGAAGAATGTCTACATGTCCAGCAGTCCATGAAATTCACACATCAAACTCCTACTATCTTGTAGTTATTCagaataactttttaaaatgtctaatTTGTTATATTCTCTGATCTAAAGGGTTCTACTGACTTTTGAGAAACTTTTCTTGTGGAATTGTTGGTCCGAACATTTAGCTCCAGTTTGTGTGTCTGGATCTAGAACAAAGGCACTGAAGGcaaccccccaccaccaccacacacacacccaaaaaaccaAATCAACTTGAATGTTTCATCATGGATTAATTATCTGCTTGGAAGAAAGCCGCAGCTTGGCATGTTGCCATGTGCATGTTAGGGCAAGATATGGCCCAAGTGATTGTTTGTATGACTTTTACTGGCAAAAACAAAAGTTGCCTTATATTTTTGAAAGGCTTTCTTTTCTGTATTGCATTTTTTGTCCTCCTTTGAGAACAGTTAAGCACTCCGGGTAAGTTTCAGCTCTGAAACTATTTAACATTGGTTTTAATTGTCCATGTTGTTGCTTAAGTTCTGTTTTGATTCATTTTGCTTTTGGTGAAAATCTTGATTTATTATATGATTGAAGgtcatatgttatattttaaaaatgatctcAGCCAtggaaaatattgggtggtatacAACTAAACAGTTCTGATACCACAAGGAGTTTCAGCAGCACATTGAAACTTCCTTTCAGTGCAACCCTTGAATCTGTTCTGGCTCattcaaccctctggagcagatttacggGCCCAGAAGGGATGCTTGGGGAGAGGAGAGTGTATGGAAGTTCCATTGCCCAGCTAAAACTCCTTACACTCgcacagggattcccaaactgtggttaagcttcattcaggtggtctgcagcatgtctgtgaatTTGTGGTTGGAGATGGGAGATGGTGTATAAAATATTCATAtcggtttttaattgtatttttattgcttcttttatttataacaatattttcaaattgtaattcaataaaacgttatatataagaaataaaagacagaataaaaatgcaactaaaaatcatacagcatctagcacagcacatgacaattgctacaatgGGCACAAAAGTCATTAGTGGTCCACCAAAACTCTGAGCAATCTTCAACTGATTCgaggggggggaagtttgggaaccacagcgCTAGCAGAACTGTTTAGTTGGATACCGCCAATTTAAGTTTTAACTTTCTCCCAGCCCCATTCCCCGAGGGATGGGAATATACTTTTCACATGTTCCAAGAGGGAACAAAGAGGGAAGTGGGATGGACCCCCTCTGCCTCCTTGTGTTCAGCATAACCAGTGAAAGAGCCTCTGTGCGTTTGGGGGTGCCTGACTATGCAAGTTCCCTAATTGCACATACAGAGACTACACACGTGCATTTTGTACATGTGCAGGCTCTTTTACAAGTTATGCTGAATGCAAGCAGAGGGTGGGGAGAAAATTCAGGCTTCTTCTTCCCTCTctgtgcatgcgcgcacacacattcACTATAATGCTTGAAGGGTGTTGTTGGGCCTACACAATTATTTGAGAATGTGTGGAAACTTTCTCAGTCTGTTTGAGACGGAGCTGCAGGAGTATGACAGCTGAAAAATGTGGCACAATGGACATGAGACTTGCCTCCCAGGGCAGTGCCTGTATCCATGGACCTCCTAAGTCAGACCTTACTTCCTCCATGCAGCTGCCCCCACAGGGCAGCTTCGTGtggctacaattccctgagtggtttaatagtcaagccctcttcccagggaattctagctctgtaaagggaattggggtctcctaacaactctcagcacccttaacaaactacagccccCAGGATTTGGTGggggggaaagccataactgttaaaagTGGTCAGATGCCACTTGATATGTATCGTTCAGATGGCACCCAAATTGACCCATTATAATATTGAACTAGCAGCGTGACTTCTTGTGGGTTTAACTTGGGCATTGAAAGTACTGCATGAAATAAGGCACACTTTGATGCTCCATGAAGGTTATCCTCCTTTTGGAGGGTTTGCTTTccagcatttgaaatgtggcctgCAACATGTATTTTATGTGTTCTTATATTTCACACATGCTTCACAAAGGAGCTGAACTTCTAATTGCTGCACGGTGAGTACATCAGTGAAAGAGCCTGGTGGCCAATAAGCCTTAATTAATACTGTTTTGAAACTCCTCTTTGGGGGCCATAAAGTGCACCTTGTACGACGAGAGAGATGTTTGAGGATGTGTGCAGTTTCATTTGAAAAAAACCACAACTCATCTGTTTACAATGCACCAAAGAGGACTGTTCTTTGCGACTTCCCTTTTTAAGGTTTGCTGCAGGATGCACCAGAGCAACATTCGCAAAAGGCCTGCTCCTTTCACTGCCCCCATTTCACCTAGCATCCCCGCCACAACATGGCTAGTGAACTGTGTTTTGGCAAGCAAATTGCTATGTTGCTGTAAATTGCGGGGGGAGATTTTTCAGACCATGTGCTGCATTCCCTTATGgaagccacataccagtggtgggcagtgtCGGAGGCAAAGgcaggtggagcaacaaatgtacatttttccatttgtacagtgggctagttCTCTACACACAGATCTCTGTCTTCCACCCTAGCAAGCGAAAGACTATCAGAGTTGAGGGATATACgggcgtaggaagctgccttacaccaagttcagaccgttggtccatctaactcagtgttgtctatgctgaccggcagtggctttccagggtttctacCTAGAGATTctaggaattgaacttgggaccttctacatgtaaaGCAAATGATCTACCACTGGACCATGACCATtcccacattccagccaggcaaaaacactcaaggaagatgTGAAGCAGGCAAGGTGAGGGACATGGCCtggagagaaggggtgtggctggggaggaggtgtgcctggggagagttccaaggaccagatagagacggctggagggctgcatttggctccaggcctgaggttccccacccatgctgtAAACAACAGTGGAAATAAAGAGGAAATTTGATGATTGGATGaagaagcatggaaattcctgacaTTTCTCAGTAGCCTCCCAAAATGTGAAGTACGGCCAGGAAATAATCAACATTTACCAAGGCTGCGCTGTTTACTGTAACAGGCGACACATGCTTTGATTCAAGCTGCTGCGCTATTTTCTACCAGCTTTTCAAAACGCATCACTAAGGAATACATGTTTGATGTAAATTTGACACACACCCGGGGGGGTGGGGGGTTGATGCAATCCATCTTCTTCTCATTGGTGAAAATTCAGCTGCTACAAAAGTGAATGGGGAGGCGTTTGTGTATTTCATCTCCTTAGCAAAAGCTAAGCTTGGCTTGCCAAGGTTAAAACAAAGAATGGAATGCTGTTGCACAAGTTCTGGTTGACATCTGATGTTTTCTCATCTTTGAGGCTGGTTTATATTAAGGACATTCTTCTGCGTTCAGTGGTAATCAGCAGTTTGATATGCAAATGCCACCAGTTGTGGGCTTTTGTGATAATGTGGCCTTTAATACTGAACAAATGTACTCGTGTGTTCTGCTagatcagtctttcccaacctggtgccctccagatgttttaacctacaactcccatcagccccagccagctcaattgttccccacccctgggttaaAGGATACAGATGGCATCCTTGCCCCTCTCGGGCAGGGAAGAGAAAGCTAGCTGGACCATGATATTGAATGCTTTCGTTTGAGAGGCTttactttggggaagggctgtggctgagtggcagagcatcagctttgcatgcagatggccccaggttcaatccccggcatctccagccaAGGCTGGAAGAGagccctgtttgaaatcctggagagctgctgccaatcaatgtagacagtactgagctagataagccaatgatctgactcagtctaaggcagtttcctgtgttcctaagggaGAGGCCCTGGGCCACCcaaaggaggcagtggtaaagCAACTCCTGAAGAAATCTAGCCTGGACCAAGAAGATCTTAATAATTTtagacctgtggcaaatgttccctTCCTGGGGAAAGTCTTTGGGTGGTTGCTAGTCAcctttggaggaaactgattttgCAGATCTCTTTCAATCAGATTCAGacccagttttggcacagaaactgccttggtcatcctggGTGAAGACTCGTGTTGGGGGAAAGATGAGgactgtgaccctgttgattctccttgatctcttggtggcttttgataccattggccctGGTATTCTTTGGCGTGACTGGCTCAGTTGGGGATTGGAGGCATTCCAGTGGTTCTGCTTCTAGTTGGATGGATAGCTTCAGAAGGTGGTTCATGGGGGATATTGCTCAGCcccatgggttctccagtatggggtcccacaggggtcagttcatTCCCccatgttattaaatttatatgtgaAATCACTGAGTGGGGTCATATGAGGTCTTGGAATGCATTGTCATCCGTATGTCAGTGACATGCAGCTCTCCTTTTCAGCAAGGCAGCAAAAgtactgaatcagtgcttggttgtgataatggactggatgaaggccaataaaccgAAGCTTAATCCACtgctgtcatttgaggctcattGTGGCCTCGGTGGTGCAGAGTCCCTTCCATCAGCTTCGGCTAGTTGcctaaccctatctggacagggataacttggctccAGCAATCTATGCTCAGGTAGCCTCGAAACTGGATTACTGCTATGTGCTttgcatggggctgcctttcaaaactgtttggaaactgcagctagtgtaCAAAGCGGCTGCTCAACTGCTCACAGGCTCTGGGTGAGTTGACAATGTAACACTGATCCTGGCACAGCCTTACTGGTTGCCTATACATTCCTGAGCCCAGTTCACAGTGCtgggtttgacctataaagcccaaTACtgttcaggaccccaatatctttcaTAGCACCTCTCCTGATAGAACCTACCTGGACCTTTCggtcttcatctgaggccctcctCCAGCTGCCCCCTCTGAGGAAGATTTTGGATGGTAGTGAGAAGTaagagggccttttcatttgtgtACCCCTGcttctggaatgctctccccagtagATCCGCCTGGTGccatccttaacatcctttcagTACCAGGTAAAAACatatctcttctcccaggcatgatTTTGCTGTCTATTGATGGTATGTTTTTGTTGTCGCAGTTTTTGCTGCGGTTTTATTGGATGTGTTTTAGAGGGTATTGTGTGACTTTAATAGTaaataggaaaaacagaagggagtagaaaaagaggaaggccaaacaagagatggattgattccataaaggaagccacagacctgaacttacaagatctgaacagggtggctcacgacagatgctgttggaggtcgctgattcataggatctccataagttgtagtggacttgaaggcacataacaacaacaatagtaatgCATTGTTCTTTTGTTCTGATTTTATGCCATGCTTTGTGCTTTTAAATTTTGCAAGCGGCTTGGAGACTCTTAAGAGTTAAGTGACTGATAAATGAATTTaataatatttatgtatttatttgtttgtttatttaaaatatttctatctcgcccttctaccctatgatagggcactcagggcggcttacaaaaataaaatcaaacacgtacataataaaattgtaaacaataaaatcacaaaaacattaaaataaattaaaatacataattcttTCAGCTGTCTGCCCAGTTCTGAGCTAGCACCTATGCAGTGTTCTTTATGGCCAGGGACATTTTCTGCAAGCATGAGGGCAACATACATGCCAAATCCTTAGAAGTGCAGTGCTTGTTAAGGAAAGAGTTATATTGAAACTTAAGTGTTACTATTGGGTAGGTAAACTAGCTGTGCGCACAATGACGAACACAGCTATTTCTGTGGTTAACAGCTGTCCTTCTTAATGCTGCTGCTGTGATTTACACAAATGGTTGTGGCTGCTCCTGTGTTTATGGACATTCCCCACTAAAGATTcttccttttagggaaggtgatcgagagggggATGTCACATCCAAGAGGGGTGAAATTGTAGTGTCAGCCAGCCTTGCTGAGGGATTAGAGGTGACCTGTTCTTGCAGCAGCGCAATTTCCCATTTTGCAAGccacaagcagtatataaattggcTTTAAATTCCTActgttaatgaatgaatgaatgaatgaatgaatgaatgaatgaatgaatgaatgaatgaatatggtATTATCATTTTTTTACGTGTGTGTTGGCAGGAGCTCTGTACAGTCCCTTTCTAATATTTCTAATATTTACTACAACATAATCGTAAAACTATTATTACAATGTTTACAGGTCTTCCTAAACATACTACTTCTGCCACAACCCATAATGCAACAAACATAACCACCCCGGCTATTTCTACCACTACGGCTGCCGTCCATGCAACCACTGCCGCCAAAACTGAAAATGGAACCAGTGTGAAGCCCACGCCAAGCAAATCTGTGGCACCTAATTCGACAGCAGTGACCTCCAAAACTGCACTgccttctgtttctgtgactgGTATGTGCTGATCTTCTTATTTCCTATTGGACTCAAGCTGTTATCTTCCAGGTTGCATGA
It encodes:
- the TMEM123 gene encoding porimin, encoding MKLLMVVVLLLPICLFVTLVSSQGTNRTITTSVSPHSNSTTSLPKHTTSATTHNATNITTPAISTTTAAVHATTAAKTENGTSVKPTPSKSVAPNSTAVTSKTALPSVSVTVTPKAAAAQPASSGFSAGSFIGGIVLTLGLLAVGYVGCRTYHAKRGVQYRTIDEHDAII